In the Wyeomyia smithii strain HCP4-BCI-WySm-NY-G18 chromosome 2, ASM2978416v1, whole genome shotgun sequence genome, one interval contains:
- the LOC129721236 gene encoding collagenase-like, translated as MIVKFSFSLLAVLIIQAQAATHNVTPIPRKDAPFSYRLSKVVNGQTADEGQFPWQVSIRATLGRSITVCGGSLIAPQWILTAAHCAKDYTGFQIGFGSTYLNVPRLTMSTVTKIVHPDFDPIRLHNDVAVIKLPSSVPFSNEIHPVLLPSMSYAAKTFHNTKGVVSGFGRTSDASQSISNVLKFEYVRIISNADCATVYGTSVIQDSTMCAIGWDHTNQNVCQGDSGGPLVVKENDNYVQIGIVSFVSNRGCSTGDPSGYIRTASFLPWIAQQIGVQLRA; from the exons ATGATTGTGAAGTTTAGTTTTTCCTTATTAGCAGTATTAATAATACAGGCACAAGCTGCAACT CACAATGTAACACCGATTCCCAGGAAAGACGCACCATTTTCTTATCGATTAAGCAAAGTCGTCAATGGACAAACAGCTGACGAAGGTCAGTTTCCTTGGCAAGTGTCCATCCGAGCCACACTAGGACGATCTATAACCGTGTGTGGAGGTTCACTGATCGCACCACAATGGATACTTACTGCCGCGCATTGTGCCAAGGATTATACTGGATTCCAGATAGGTTTTGGATCGACTTACCTAAATGTTCCACGACTTACGATGTCGACTGTTACTAAGATCGTTCACCCCGATTTCGATCCTATTCGATTGCATAATGATGTGGCTGTGATAAAACTACCGTCATCTGTTCCGTTTAGCAACGAAATACATCCAGTTCTACTACCGTCCATGTCTTATGCAGCCAAAACGTTCCACAATACCAAGGGTGTTGTATCTGGATTCGGCAGAACCTCAGATG CCAGTCAATCGATTTCCAATGTACTGAAATTTGAATATGTGCGAATCATTTCCAACGCGGATTGCGCCACAGTTTACGGAACCTCGGTAATCCAAGACTCAACCATGTGTGCAATCGGATGGGATCATACGAATCAGAACGTATGTCAAGGTGATTCCGGTGGTCCATTGGTTGTGAAAGAGAACGACAATTATGTACAAATCGGAATTGTATCTTTCGTATCGAACCGCGGGTGCAGCACCGGAGACCCATCTGGTTATATACGAACTGCATCGTTTTTGCCTTGGATTGCACAACAGATAGGTGTACAGCTCAGAGCTTAA